Below is a window of Hydrogenimonas sp. DNA.
CGAAGCCGCTTCGATCTCTATCTCTACCTCATGGTCGGCAAGTGCGTCTTTCAGATACTCCAGTTTTTCCAGAATGATTTCGGGACTGTTTCTGTATCTGTGCCACATTATGTGCGGTGTAGTAATGAGTTTCTTGTAGCCCATGCTCTTGTAGGCTTTTATCATTTTAACCGACTCGTAAGTGGTTTTTGAGCCGTCATCTATACCAGGAAGCAGGTGGGAATGTATGTCGACGTAGAGTTTTTGTGCTTCACTCTGTTTGGATAGAGAGAAAAGTCTTTTAAAAAAATTCATCTCTTAGCCTCACATTTGAAGTCGCCTCTTTCGGCCGCTCTCTTTTCAAGTATACTGAACATCTTTCCGGCCAGCCTCTTTCTGTCGAAATCTTTGGCTAGTGCTTCGCACCCTCTTTGGGCCCTCTTATAGAGTTCACGGTCCCTTTTGAGCCTGTAGAGCTTTTCTATGAAGTCATCTTCGTTTTCCGGCTCGAATGCGAGACCAGCACCATATTTTTCGATGATTTTCTGAGCCTGGCCCTCCACTCCGAGAAGTGTCGGCTTCTGCATTGCCGATGCTTCGAAGATCTTGGACGGAATAACCGTTTTGAAGGTATCCGACTTTTTCAAAGGGGCCAAAGAGAGATCGATGCACGATAGATAGCGCGGAACCTCCTCTTTGGAAACCGGGTCCAAAAAGAGGGTGTTCTCAAGTTCGAGCTCCTTCGCAAGAGAGACCACCTCCTTTTTCATAGCTCCGTCACCGATGAATAGGAAGAGAAAATCGGGATCTTCCACCCTTTTCAGAGATTTCACGATAAAGTCGAGACTGTGTGCCATGCCGTGAGTACCGATGTAGCCAACGACAAACTTTCCCTCCAGCCCGTAGCGTTTCACTATTTCATCATCCTTCCCGCGAGGGTAGAAGAGCTCCAGGTTCGATCCGTTGGTGACTATCTCTATCTTTTCCGGATCTATTCCTCTTTCAACGAGGTTCTCTTTGAAAGCATCGGTAACCGCCACCACCCTGTCGCAACTCCTGTATAGCCCAAGCTCTATTTGCTCCAGCAGCTCTATAGCCTTTCCCTGTTTCATCGCCCCTACCGTTTTTATCGACTCGGGCCAGAGATCCCGAAGCTCGAAAATCCAGGGCCTTCTCTTCACTTTCGAAAGCGCCCATCCCGCCCAGGTGGTAAAGAATTGCGGAGATGTCGCGACGATAATGTCGCACTTCTGGAAAAGGCCTGCCCAGAAGGCCGAGTGGGCGAAACTGATATAGTCTAGTACACGCTTCGCGAAGCCTTTGTTCGCGCTGATGTAGCTCCAGACCCTTACTACCTTTATGCCCTCCATCATCTCGACACTGTAGAGCCGGTTTTTGTATCCGCTGTAGAGCTTGCCGTGCGGAAAGTTGGGGGCGCAGGTGATAACGGTAATTTCGGCCCCCAGCTTCACCCACTCTTTGCAGTGTTCGAATGTGCGGGTGGCGGGTGCGTTCACTTCCGGTGGAAAGTTGTCGGTTATAAAAAGAATCTTCACTTTTTCTCTCTTCCGTCGCTCATAAGATAATCTCTATCTCCATCTCTTTTTTAAATGAAAGTTCAGCTACAACCGCCTTTTCTACCCTGTTGAACTCTGGAGCGTAAAAGTAGTCCGACAGCCCAATATCGGCACTCTTTACCGATAAGACCGCGTTTGAACAGACAATCGTACCCTCTATTAGCGCCGGGTCGGCATCCGGGTGAAAATGGAGATAAAACCGGGCGTCATGAGGTCTGTCCGAAACAATTCTGTCCGAAATTTTAATACTATTTTCATTAAAAACGAATTCTCTTTCATGGATCGCGTTCAGCCTGCTTCTGTATCCGTCATGTGAGGCCCTGATGAAGTTTTCGCTCTCTACCCTGTCGTGTACATATGCTCTTCGCGCAACCCTGAATCCGCCCCATACCTCACTCTGCTCCAAGCCGTCGAGCACGACCGTATTGTGTGCGGCTGTAGACCTCTCTATGAAGCGTCGTTCGTTTGTCTCGTAAGTGGATGTACCGGTATCGACTATCAGAGGCTTACCGTCGACGTAGAGAACGAAAGAGAAGGTGTCGCTGTGTGCATGGCCAGGTATGTAGTCTGGGCCGATTCTGCCTATATCTACGACTATGGTGTATCTCCCTTTTTCAAAGACCCTGTAGCCGGAATCTCCAAGCGGTTTTCGCAGAGGCTCCACGCCGAGCGAATTCGCATACTCTTCCAGCTGCTTCACGGTTGGGGCGATCTTCAGCGCACTGTCGTTCAGCAGCGGTATGCTGCCGTCCGGAAGTTTCATATTTTCAAGCCAGCCGAGCATAACCGAGGCCTTCTGTATGAAGAGTTCCAGAAGCCCGCCCTTGCCGAAGTCGTTGTGCTTTAGAAGATTTATGCAGTCCAGCACCCTATAAAGCATTATCTGGTGGTACATCGGACTAAGTTCGAAGTGCGCACCGTCTTCTAGTATCTGCTCTTCAAGCTCTCCCTCCAATATCTCTTTCGCCTTTTTGTAGAGCTTTTCATCTCTGAAATAGAAGGCTCCGAAAAGGAGCGAAAAACCGTTTTCGAGCAGATGGTTTCCCAGTAGATGATACTCCGGGTGCTTTTTCAAAATCTCATACTGTGCCCGCAAAGAGGCGTCTATCTCTCTATCTTCGATCTTGTGTTTCGAGATGAACTTGATCCAGTTGATCCCCCTCAAAGAGATTGGAAAGGGCTCCAGTCCGTCTTTTATATTTTCAATATCGGAAATGAACTCTTTAATGAGCTCAATCCCAGTTTCGCGGCTCATATCCTCCTGCATCAGGAAATCGAAATAGTTGAGATTGTAGGTCCAGAGCTTCCCGTAACCGGGAAAGTTCCAATCTATTTCATTTTCGAACCGTTTCGAAAGATTCAGAAAGGTGAACTCTTTTTCGCCGCTGTACGATGACTCCGGAACTACGCTCTTATGCAGCTTCAAAGGAGTGCCGGAAACTTCGATTCTGTATGCGGGCCTGATTTCCAGCGCGCTTTTTATCTTTTTCGAAAGCGTATAGTAGAGTCTGTAGTATATCTGTTTCGCTTTGAGGTAACGAACCGTGTTGAACAGTCTAA
It encodes the following:
- a CDS encoding glycosyl transferase, group 1, whose translation is MKILFITDNFPPEVNAPATRTFEHCKEWVKLGAEITVITCAPNFPHGKLYSGYKNRLYSVEMMEGIKVVRVWSYISANKGFAKRVLDYISFAHSAFWAGLFQKCDIIVATSPQFFTTWAGWALSKVKRRPWIFELRDLWPESIKTVGAMKQGKAIELLEQIELGLYRSCDRVVAVTDAFKENLVERGIDPEKIEIVTNGSNLELFYPRGKDDEIVKRYGLEGKFVVGYIGTHGMAHSLDFIVKSLKRVEDPDFLFLFIGDGAMKKEVVSLAKELELENTLFLDPVSKEEVPRYLSCIDLSLAPLKKSDTFKTVIPSKIFEASAMQKPTLLGVEGQAQKIIEKYGAGLAFEPENEDDFIEKLYRLKRDRELYKRAQRGCEALAKDFDRKRLAGKMFSILEKRAAERGDFKCEAKR
- a CDS encoding heparinase II/III-like, producing the protein MRRVMDISEPIRLFNTVRYLKAKQIYYRLYYTLSKKIKSALEIRPAYRIEVSGTPLKLHKSVVPESSYSGEKEFTFLNLSKRFENEIDWNFPGYGKLWTYNLNYFDFLMQEDMSRETGIELIKEFISDIENIKDGLEPFPISLRGINWIKFISKHKIEDREIDASLRAQYEILKKHPEYHLLGNHLLENGFSLLFGAFYFRDEKLYKKAKEILEGELEEQILEDGAHFELSPMYHQIMLYRVLDCINLLKHNDFGKGGLLELFIQKASVMLGWLENMKLPDGSIPLLNDSALKIAPTVKQLEEYANSLGVEPLRKPLGDSGYRVFEKGRYTIVVDIGRIGPDYIPGHAHSDTFSFVLYVDGKPLIVDTGTSTYETNERRFIERSTAAHNTVVLDGLEQSEVWGGFRVARRAYVHDRVESENFIRASHDGYRSRLNAIHEREFVFNENSIKISDRIVSDRPHDARFYLHFHPDADPALIEGTIVCSNAVLSVKSADIGLSDYFYAPEFNRVEKAVVAELSFKKEMEIEIIL